One Solanum lycopersicum chromosome 4, SLM_r2.1 DNA window includes the following coding sequences:
- the LOC101264416 gene encoding actin-depolymerizing factor 2 — MANAASGMAVHDDCKLKFLELKAKRTYRFIIYKIEEKQKQVIVEKLGEPTESYEDFAAGLPADECRYAVYDFDFMTEENCQKSRIFFIAWSPDTARVRSKMIYASSKDRFKRELDGFQVELQATDPTEMGLDVFRSRAGGIEC; from the exons ATG GCTAACGCAGCATCTGGGATGGCTGTGCATGATGATTGCAAGCTGAAGTTTTTAGAGTTGAAGGCAAAAAGAACTTACCGTTTCATCATTTATAAGATTGAAGAGAAGCAAAAGCAGGTTATTGTGGAAAAGCTTGGCGAACCAACTGAAAGCTATGAGGATTTCGCTGCAGGCCTCCCTGCTGATGAGTGTCGATACGCTGTCTATGACTTTGATTTCATGACAGAAGAAAACTGCCAGAAGAGCAGAATATTCTTCATTGCTTG GTCACCTGACACAGCAAGGGTGAGAAGCAAGATGATTTATGCAAGCTCCAAAGACAGGTTCAAGAGAGAGCTTGATGGATTCCAGGTAGAGCTGCAAGCAACTGATCCTACAGAGATGGGGCTTGATGTTTTCAGAAGCCGAGCTGGTGGAATTGAATGTTGA
- the LOC101264112 gene encoding uncharacterized protein has protein sequence MAWFRAGSSVAKLAIRRAVSQGGSYVPRTRIIPSQSRYFHTTVVRPKAQAAPVPRPVPLSKLTDSFLDGTSSVYLEELQRAWEQDPSSVDESWDNFFRNFTGLAATSPGISGQTIQESMNLLLLVRAYQVNGHLKAKLDPLDLEERDIPDVLDPVSYGFTEADLDREFFLGVWRMAGFLSENRPVQTLRAILTRLEQAYCGSIGFEYMHISDRDKCNWLRERIETPTPREYNRERREVILDRLMWSTQFENFLATKWVAAKRFGLEGCETLIPGMKEMFDRSADLGVESIVIGMPHRGRLNVLGNVVRKPLRQIFSEFTGGTKPADGAGYVGTGDVKYHLGTSYDRPTRGGKRIHLSLVANPSHLEAVDPVVIGKTRAKQYYSNDVDRTKNMGILLHGDGSFAGQGVVYETLHLSALPNYTTGGTIHIVVNNQVAFTTDPKAGRSSQYCTDVAKALSAPIFHVNGDDVEGVVYACELAAEWRQTFHSDVVVDIVCYRRFGHNEIDEPSFTQPKMYQVIRNHPSSLEIYQNKLLQHGQVTKDDVEKIHNKINTILNEEFVASKDYVPQKRDWLSAFWSGFKSPAQLSRVRNTGVKPEILKDVGKAITSLPDDFKPHRAVKRIFDDRKKMIETGEGVDWAVGEALAFATLLVEGNHVRLSGQDVERGTFSHRHSVVHDQETGAKYCPLDHVMMNQNEEMFTVSNSSLSEFGVLGFELGYSMENPNSLVLWEAQFGDFANGAQVIFDQFLSSGEAKWLRQSGLVVLLPHGYDGQGPEHSSARLERFLQMSDDNPYVIPDMEPTLRKQIQECNLQVVNVTTPANYFHVLRRQIHRDFRKPLIVMSPKNLLRHKDCKSNLSEFDDVQGHPGFDKQGTRFKRLIKDQNDHSDLEEDIRRLVLCSGKVYYELDEERKKVEGKDVAICRVEQLCPFPYDLVQRELKRYPNAEIVWCQEEPMNMGAYHYIAPRLSTAMKALNRGNVDDIKYVGRAPSAATATGFYQVHVKEQTELVQKALQQDPISSPV, from the exons ATGGCATGGTTTAGAGCTGGGTCTAGTGTGGCAAAGCTTGCCATTAGAAGGGCTGTGTCTCAGGGTGGCTCTTATGTGCCAAGAACTCGCATTATTCCATCACAAAGCAGATATTTTCATACCACAGTTGTCAGGCCAAAAGCTCAAGCTGCACCAGTCCCGAGGCCTGTACCACTTTCTAAGTTGACTGATAGCTTCTTAGATGGCACTAGCAGTGTCTACCTTGAAGAGCTTCAGCGTGCTTGGGAGCAAGATCCAAGTAGTGTAGATGAATCTTGGGACAACTTTTTCAGGAATTTTACTGGCCTAGCTGCCACATCTCCTGGGATTTCTGGCCAAACAATTCAAGAAAGCATGAATCTTCTGTTGCTTGTTAGAGCTTATCAGGTTAATGGTCATTTAAAAGCCAAATTAGACCCATTGGATCTGGAGGAGAGGGATATCCCCGATGTTTTGGATCCAGTATCATATGGGTTCACTGAAGCTGATCTTGACCGAGAGTTCTTCCTTGGTGTTTGGAGGATGGCTGGTTTCTTGTCTGAGAATCGCCCCGTGCAAACCTTGAGGGCGATTTTGACAAGGCTTGAGCAGGCTTATTGTGGCAGCATTGGTTTTGAGTACATGCACATTTCTGATCGTGATAAATGTAATTGGTTGAGAGAACGAATTGAAACTCCTACACCCAGGGAGTACAACCGCGAACGACGTGAAGTTATTCTTGACCGGTTGATGTGGAGTACTCAGTTTGAGAACTTCTTAGCCACCAAGTGGGTGGCAGCCAAGAGATTTGGGCTTGAAGGTTGTGAGACTTTGATTCCTGGCATGAAGGAGATGTTCGACAGATCAGCAGATCTGGGAGTTGAGAGCATAGTAATTGGGATGCCACATAGAGGTAGATTAAATGTTTTAGGTAATGTTGTTCGAAAGCCACTAAGGCAAATTTTTAGTGAGTTCACCGGTGGTACAAAACCTGCGGATGGAGCTGGTTATGTGGGAACTGGTGATGTCAAGTATCACTTGGGAACTTCTTATGATCGCCCTACTAGGGGTGGTAAGAGAATTCATCTATCTTTAGTTGCAAATCCAAGTCACTTGGAAGCTGTGGACCCAGTTGTTATTGGAAAAACTAGAGCAAAGCAATATTATTCGAATGATGTGGATAGAACAAAGAATATGGGTATTTTGCTCCACGGTGATGGTAGCTTTGCTGGACAAGGTGTTGTTTATGAGACATTGCATTTAAGTGCTCTTCCAAATTACACAACTGGTGGAACCATTCATATTGTAGTGAATAATCAAGTGGCCTTTACGACTGATCCAAAGGCTGGAAGATCTTCCCAATACTGCACTGATGTTGCAAAGGCTTTGAGTGCTCCAATTTTCCATGTCAATGGCGATGATGTCGAGGGCGTTGTTTATGCCTGTGAACTTGCTGCAGAATGGCGACAGACATTCCACTCAGATGTTGTGGTTGATATTGTCTGTTATCGTCGATTTGGTCACAATGAGATTGATGAACCATCCTTCACCCAGCCCAAGATGTATCAG GTCATCAGAAATCATCCTTCTTCATTGGAGATCTATCAAAACAAACTCCTACAACATGGTCAAGTGACAAAAGATGATGTggaaaaaatacataacaagaTCAATACAATCCTTAATGAGGAGTTTGTTGCTAGTAAAGACTATGTCCCTCAAAAAAGAGATTGGCTTTCAGCCTTCTGGTCTGGATTTAAGTCACCTGCACAGCTTTCACGTGTTCGAAACACTGG TGTCAAACCTGAGATCTTGAAGGATGTCGGGAAAGCAATTACCTCCCTTCCAGACGATTTTAAGCCTCACAGAGCAGTAAAAAGGATTTTTGATGACCGTAAGAAAATGATTGAGACAGGGGAGGGCGTTGACTGGGCAGTGGGAGAAGCTCTTGCTTTTGCAACATTGCTTGTGGAAGGAAATCATGTTAGGTTGAGTGGTCAGGATGTTGAGAGAGGTACTTTCAGTCACAGACATTCTGTTGTTCATGATCAGGAGACAGGGGCAAAGTACTGTCCTCTTGATCATGTTATGATGAACCAAAATGAAGAGATGTTCACCGTGAGTAACAG TTCTCTTTCAGAGTTTGGTGTTCTTGGATTTGAACTGGGTTATTCCATGGAAAATCCAAATTCTTTGGTTCTTTGGGAAGCCCAGTTTGGTGATTTCGCCAACGGGGCTCAAGTAATATTTGACCAGTTCTTAAGCAGTGGAGAGGCCAAATGGTTGCGCCAGAGTGGGTTGGTTGTGCTTCTACCGCATGGTTATGATGGCCAGGGCCCTGAGCATTCCAGTGCACGTTTGGAACGTTTCCTCCAG ATGAGTGATGATAACCCCTATGTCATTCCGGACATGGAACCTACATTAAGGAAACAGATTCAGGAATGTAACTTGCAGGTGGTGAATGTGACAACTCCTGCAAATTATTTCCATGTTCTCCGGCGTCAG ATTCATAGAGACTTCCGTAAACCTCTCATTGTAATGTCCCCAAAGAACTTGCTTCGTCACAAGGACTGCAAGTCAAACCTATCTGAGTTTGATGATGTCCAAGGCCACCCTGGTTTTGACAAACAAGGTACCAGGTTTAAGCGCTTAATAAAAGATCAGAATGACCACTCGGATCTTGAAGAGGATATCCGACGCCTGGTCCTTTGCTCCGGAAAG GTCTACTATGAGCTTGATGAGGAGAGAAAGAAAGTTGAAGGGAAAGACGTTGCAATCTGTCGGGTGGAACAACTTTGTCCTTTCCCATATGACCTTGTTCAACGTGAATTGAAGCGCTACCCAA ATGCAGAGATTGTTTGGTGCCAAGAAGAGCCAATGAACATGGGTGCATACCATTACATTGCACCACGTCTTTCTACTGCGATGAAAGCCCTAAACAGAGGTAACGTAGACGACATAAAATATGTAGGCCGTGCTCCTTCTGCAGCCACAGCTACTGGTTTCTACCAAGTTCACGTGAAAGAACAGACCGAGCTTGTCCAGAAAGCCTTGCAACAGGATCCAATTAGTTCTCCAGTCTGA
- the LOC101264714 gene encoding WAT1-related protein At2g39510, with protein MSSNTKECLMKLLKRSKPYLAVIFLQFGFGGSAIIAKTALNNGMSHYTFSVYRNLFAAVVFAPFAALLERKIRPKMTLSIFWKIMLLGLLEPVIDQNLYYAGMKYTTATFATAMCNVLPAITFLLAWILRLENVNVWKVSSQAKIIGTIITLGGATIMSLVGGPIIGLPWTKHHSNVPTTKNVVSPNELNPVKGAIFIAAGCFCWACFYNLQAITLKKYQAGMSLTSLICMSGALQGTALTLLVQRGNFGIWSIKWGSSLFYASLYCGIVNSGIGYYVSGLIMNEKGPVFVTAFNPLNMVIVAILGSFILSEQLNMGRVVGAAVIVVGLYLVIWGTSKDKNSTKIVSTKENVESNNDKELADIKSSNQLVIGDESV; from the exons ATGTCATCAAATACAAAGGAATGTCTAATGAAGTTATTAAAGAGATCAAAACCATATTTGGCTGTAATTTTCTTGCAATTTGGTTTTGGAGGGTCAGCCATAATAGCTAAAACTGCATTAAATAATGGGATGAGCCATTATACTTTTTCTGTCTATAGAAATCTCTTTGCTGCTGTTGTATTTGCTCCTTTTGCTGCTCTTCTTGAAAG GAAAATAAGGCCCAAAATGACACTATCCATCTTCTGGAAGATTATGTTGCTGGGCTTATTGGA gcCTGTTATAGaccaaaatttatattatgCAGGAATGAAATATACCACTGCTACTTTTGCAACTGCAATGTGTAATGTTCTTCCAGCCATCACTTTTTTATTAGCCTGGATACtaag GCTTGAAAATGTGAATGTATGGAAAGTAAGTAGCCAAGCAAAAATAATTGGGACAATAATAACACTTGGAGGTGCAACAATTATGAGTCTTGTTGGAGGCCCAATAATTGGATTGCCATGGACCAAACATCATAGCAATGTTCCTACTACTAAAAATGTTGTTTCTCCCAATGAACTCAATCCTGTTAAAGGTGCAATCTTCATTGCTGCTGGTTGTTTCTGTTGGGCTTGCTTTTACAATCTTCAG gCAATTACATTGAAGAAATATCAAGCAGGAATGTCACTTACTTCTTTAATATGTATGTCTGGGGCTCTACAAGGCACTGCACTAACACTTTTGGTTCAAAGGGGCAATTTTGGAATTTGGTCTATTAAATGGGGCTCCAGTTTATTTTATGCATCACTTTACTGT GGAATTGTTAATTCAGGGATTGGTTATTATGTTTCTGGATTAATTATGAATGAGAAAGGACCAGTTTTTGTAACAGCTTTTAATCCTCTAAATATGGTTATTGTTGCAATTTTGGGTTCATTTATTTTATCTGAGCAGCTCAATATGGGAAG GGTTGTGGGAGCTGCtgtaattgttgttggattATATCTAGTAATATGGGGTACTAGCAAGgacaaaaattcaacaaaaatagtGAGCACCAAAGAAAATGTTGAATCAAATAATGATAAAGAATTAGCAGACATTAAATCTTCAAATCAATTAGTGATTGGAGATGAATCTGTTTAA
- the ypt2 gene encoding GTP-binding protein, with product MAAPPARARADYDYLIKLLLIGDSGVGKSCLLLRFSDGSFTTSFITTIGIDFKIRTIELDGKRIKLQIWDTAGQERFRTITTAYYRGAMGILLVYDVTDESSFNNIRNWIRNIEQHASDNVNKILVGNKADMDESKRAVPTSKGQALADEYGIKFFETSAKTNLNVEEVFFSIGKDIKQRLSESDSKTEPQSIRINQSDQAGTAGQGAQKSSCCGS from the exons ATGGCAGCTCCACCAGCTAGGGCTCGAGCAGATTATGATTATCTCATCAAGCTTCTCCTCATTGGCGATAGCG GTGTGGGAAAGAGTTGTTTACTTCTGAGATTCTCAGACGGATCCTTCACAACAAGTTTCATCACAACTATTGG AATTGATTTTAAGATAAGAACAATTGAACTTGATGGCAAGCGGATTAAGTTACAAATTTGGGATACAGCTGGTCAAGAGCGTTTCCGCACTATCACAACAG CGTATTACCGAGGAGCAATGGGGATTCTGCTGGTGTATGATGTCACGGACGAGTCTTCTTTCAATA ACATCAGGAACTGGATTCGCAACATAGAGCAGCATGCTTCTGATAATGTCAACAAGATTTTGGTCGGGAACAAGGCTGATATGGATGAAAGCAAAAGg GCTGTGCCAACTTCCAAAGGTCAAGCTCTTGCTGATGAATATGGCATTAAGTTCTTTGAAACA AGTGCAAAGACAAACCTGAATGTCGAAGaagttttcttttcaattggtaAGGATATCAAGCAAAGGCTTTCAGAATCTGATTCCAAGACTGAG CCTCAGTCAATCAGGATCAACCAATCCGATCAGGCAGGAACTGCTGGTCAAGGTGCCCAGAAGTCATCTTGCTGTGGTTCGTAA